The DNA window GGAAGGCCAATGTCGCGGCCGAACCACTACCCACTGGCGACTTGTGCCTCTTATGGAGAACTCGTTCAGGCTCATCTTCTGGCCACGGCCGAACACCCTAAAGGAGAGGTTCCTGGCCTCCAAGTCCGTGCTCCCGGTGAACCGGAAGGACgtgaaaaattctttggccaggGCCTCCGGTACGAAGGTCTCCTCAATCTCCAGCAGCCAGTCAAAACCAATCCCAGTGATATACTGGGTAGATTTCTCCTCAACCCGGATAGTCTCTAGGGCTGGCTGGTGGAGTTTCTTGCCGGCCTTTAGCCGCTTCTGGGGTGTCACCCTTTGGTGGACCTCCTCATTCCACTTGGGGTCATCGAATTCCAGCATATGCTGGAGGAGGTCCGTGGTCAGCACCATAGTTTGTTTGGAATAGTTGGCGGCGGGGGGTGTTGCAGGCCTTCCTTGTTGTCTGTGGGATGTTCGGGCCCATCGAAGCTCTCCAGCCTCAGATTTGCTGCCCTCATCTCCTTCTTGTGGAGGGTCAGGTTGGTTTGCATCTGCTATAACAATGTCCCGGGTTGCAGGGCGCATCCTCTTCGGAGGAGGGAGAACACTCctccctttcctcttcctctctctctctgcccTAACTTGGCTGTCCTCAACAGCCACTCCAGCCCTGTGGTTCCCTTGCTCTTCCTCGTCCACCAGCCTCCATTCTACGCGGGGCGTCTGCTCTGGCTCCGCCTCTCTCCTCATCAGATTGGCCCTCCTGGCCTCTATCTCCTCCATCATACTCTTTATGTTCATCCGGCGGGTTCGGTGGCGCAGTAGCTCCTCCACCCTCTCCGGCTCGTCCTCTACATTTGGAATAAAATTCCATTCTGCCTCCCGTTGTTGTAGTAGAATTTCACTAGGGGGAGGGATGAAGTCATCCGTAGAGTCGTCGTCGATGTTGACAACCTCTGTCGGTTGTGGGGGCCCTTGGAGAGGGGAGTTTGAACCCCCGCCACTTGGTGGTGACAGAGCATTCTGAGCAGACGTGCCCTCTGCATGTGGAGGCACGGATCCTGCTTCTTTGGCCTGGACGGCGGTGGCTGCGCCCCTCCCTCTTGTTCGTCAGAATCGTCCCCACTGTACTGTACCAGTGGGAATGCGGGTGTAGGTTGAGGGGTGTGGAAGGGGGCCTGTGATTGGGTAGTAGATGGAGGGTTTTGGGGTGCGGAGGTTGTGGCGGAGTCCCTCGACCGGAAAATTCTAAGTCGGGATTTTACGTTGGCGTAAACAGTCGCGGTATCCATCTCAGGGGGCATACTCCGGAGGATTCTGGTTAGGCGCCGAATGGCCTCTTCGTCCACCTCGGGAGGTGGAACGGCGACGCTGGTTTGTGGTGGATTGGGGGTGGTTGGTGTGGAAGGACTGGGGTTTCTATTTGGGGTTGGGAGGAAGTGCTCTGGTCACCACCGTCGGTGCTTGGCGAGGCTTAAAACGACAAGCGCGGATTCAGACCAAGTTAAATggaaagataactgaaccggttggatcagttagcaaatatcATTGACACTTGATCAAGTCGATCTCGCTTTCGCTCGTTTAaccaccaatgtaatttgtaacttccaattttgcactactttaacagtaaagcggaaagttcggggtcgatcccacagagaagttggtgtattAAGTGTGggaatagtgaacagggggttggctgctgccatgctttaacttgggagtttttaactactgattttactctagacagaattaaactggCTAACTTGaacaaggtaaatttaactactgggtcaagtgcatcataacgaaactgaaattaaagcagtaaatgcgaggatgaaaatgaaaacaacttcgattaaactagaacagtacagcgtgaattttaaactaagctaaaactctagaaactacgaaagcaagtaaaaccgagaagagcctcggcgggaaacttaagactacgccgacagataacaagtattctgcagggcttcttcaatcgccctttctaactaagcattactttatctaagctaagctaagctattctagagaactgaactaaactagagaactaagctaaactagacggaaagtaaaggatcggatcCCCTTTCATGTgatggcacatcctctatttataggttCGGCACGACCTACAGCtagataacgatcttggcagggaatattcgctcatgctgagagtgagcgactaattgattgctacgtgctttccttctagaatgacgacgcttttcagcaacagattcgtgactcagctccgtccttgcatctcatattccagcacgtgtcccccttctagaacgttgtccttgataacagaatgctgcgcaccatccagctcatagcctcgtgtgtccttcttctgacatccagtggtcccctccttaactgctttattactccccttgatcaacttcccccgaAATCAGGCCTTTTTCACCTATTGTACTGGCTTGATCAGTTTgaccttgttgccttggtcaagcggcattcctgcgcatttaacacttgctttacgcgataaaccgatcaagtaaaGTACATTTTAcacttaaaccgatgcatgaaatgagtcttatcaaattgctcacacttaaaacatacttgccccaagtataaagaaaaagaaaagaaaagataaggtaagtttcaggcatggtttactcatttcaagaaaataaaagaaaaagaaaacaagactcgaaaCACATATTCACCTGTAtacattagaccgaataaaattccaacaatcatacccgaggtcgaggtcaatccattcgccagcagcttatgtttcttctcttttgcgtttgcttgatcaaggtgtcagtttgtcaagattgctcaatttaaaccactgttggattcactcagtcactcatttctcaccagagatgttaggactgttcactcggtattgccataATTTTAACAcctcgaatcggactgcacaagatagtgtCTTAAGGTCTTTATTTCGGGTGTAATGGGGCTTAGGGGTAGTAGAgtgttagggtagggtcctaggggttcaagtttaaaatataaactgagaaaagaaaaacacatgagtcaagagaccagagatttgaactatttatttcgcTACTAGATATCTTACGTGGTCAAGTGACAACTTCTAGCCTTGAATTTTAGGCTTTATTTTCTAACTTCCGACTtgctgggtcaggttacaaattTTTCCTgccctttctttttctcaaacttttctcaacattttttttttgatgacttgatcaacccgattgtctaaTTTGATTAACCCGGCTAACATTTATTTCGACtattctattgctatccccttttgttCCTTTTGAAAAATTTCATCTCTTTGACCCCTTTTTCTCACgtgatataaaatataaaattgggTTTTATGATTTCAAAGAACGAGTAAGAGTTGTATTGGCTCAAAGTGGTTAACTAAGGCGTGCCTTGATTAACGAGGTGGGTTCGTGGAACGAAAGAAGAGAAACGGCTCAAATGGCTAAGTCctagtgcctttagtccttactacttgtgcaattttcatttcaatactaaaagtcagcctctcgtaaaaaaatttcttgtaaatatagtagaaagtgttctacttttggcttataactcacatatagagaggcttcacagttggttaaaaaatgagcgtttccatcatacttgcgtcgttcaactTGATCAAATTTTtatgcaatcaagtttttacatgtAAGCATACTGAATCatttttcttactcttccaAAAAGCaatcaagtcttccacttatccaatttcatgcatattgcctatttataactaactgatattttgtatttttgaaatttttttacatgtatgattttactgtaactaacccacccccctcccactgcatatgaactcgtcctcgagggactggatgcagtggaaaaagggttaggcacaggcagCGGCATAACAACAAACAagagaaacttctcacacttagaccggacactgggctaagtgtgagacagtgccaaCAATCAATAACATGCCAGTAAACACAGGAAAACATCAAAACCCAAAACAAATAAAGACAGGCAGACAAAGCAGATAGCAAAAATAGGCATGcacacttctcacacttagacccaacataGGTCTAAGTGTGATGTGGAGCAGAATATCAGTtatacataccaaaatgaataaaaataaaattgtttaaGGAACTTGAAACGGGTAGAGATCGGGGGGAGGGGTTGTACTCGATGTTTCTTGGGGGGTTGACTGGGAGATGATGAGGTTGGCCGGGAGGATGATGGGCGCCGAGTTGGAGAGgatgtagagggaggtggtggttggcTAGCAAGGGTCTGTTGGCGGATCGCCTGCAGAATCCTAGCTTGAGCAACTAGTTGGGCTTGTGAgttctccaccagctgcgtAAGCATCTTCTCCATGCGGAGCTTCCATTCGCGGTCAGTGCGTGTAGCCTCCTCTGGTTCTGCCCCCGTAAGGGGCACCATCTCCTATCTCTGCCTCTGTTGCCTCGCTGAGCTTTCTGGACGTTCGGCCGATCTCCTCTTGTCCTCGCTCCTGGTCTCATGTTGCTCCATTTGCCTCTCCTGCCTAGCCTTTGGGTAGAAGCGAAGCTTCCCGCTGGgtagccgttcaagtacctgtaTTCTTACAAAGAAATCCAGGTTAAATACTTCGGGCATAGGGCAACGGCTAGGGCGCCCCACTTCCCTGTGGAGCACTGGGGTCCAATTCCTCCTTAAGTAGTAGGCTCCTAGCAGATGGCAGATGTTGAGGTGACGGGCAGGGCGAGTGGCAATCTGATTTATCAAATAAGCCAGCTAGTAGCCAAGATGCACGCTCCTCTGCTCCTtcatgctccacataaagtagagttcGACCAGAGTAATGATCGCCAGAGTGTTGGCTTAGCCAAGGAGATTGCAGGCAAGGTAGACCTGGGTAAGGCGGAGGGCCGGATCAGCAATGTGGATTCCTCTAGACTCAGAGGCTTTAAAGTCGGGGGCACTTCCGTTGCACACGGCCTGCCAGACGGCCTGATGATCAAACTCCGGCTTCTTTTGGGGAAGGCCAATATCACGCCCGAACCATTCTCCACTAGTGATTTGGGCTTCTGTATAGGGTCCCATCATCGCAGAGAACTCGTTCAGGCTCATCGTCTGCTCACGCCCGAACACCCGAAAGGAGACGCTCCTTGCCTCCAAGTTTGTGCTTTCGGTAAACCGGAAGGACGTGAAAATTCCTTGGCCAGGTCCTCGGGCACGAAGGTATCCTCGATTTccaacagccattcaaaaccaatCCCAGTAATATACTGGGTAAATCTCTCCTCAACCCGGATAGTCTCCAGGGCTGGCTGATGGATTCTTTTGCCGGCTTTTAGGCGCTTCGTGGGCGTCACTCTCTGGTGGACCTCCTCAGCCAATTTGGGGTCTTCAAATTCCAGCATCCGCTTGAGGAGGTCCGTGGTCAACACCACAGTCTGTCTTGAATAGTCGATGGCGGGGGGTGTTGCAGGCCTTCCTTGCAGCCTGCGGGATGTTCGGGCCCATagaagctctctctctctccctgtTGTGGAGGGGCAGGTCGATTAGTATCAGAAATCACAATGCCCCGGGTTGAGGGGCGCATCCTCTTCGGAGGAGGATGGACACTCTCCTTTCCCTTCCTTTTCCTCACTCTCTCCAGGATGTTCTGTCCAATGCAACAGTTGGTGCCTCCTGACACCCTTTCAGTGGTTGCGCACGTCCTTTCATCACCTGCCCTAATCAACGAAAGTACTGTACAACCAATTAAATTCTAATTgtactgatcaagtggacaattaatttcagatgaaaactcaaatagttccacttgatcagcttCCATCCTTACATCCGTCTTTTAATTTCTAAGAACTAACacacgaaaaatatttacaCTACACTACAGAGGATTTGACTGATTTCCcctaggatgtcacttgatcaaattaatagattaagaaatagttgcttgatcaagcagactacccacgAGTACCGGATCATTCCTTTTACCTGTTCACTAGACAGGATTAAGTAGgatcagtggaatttcttccactgtgCCCGCTTCGGTCTTGTCTCTGAAGGGCTCAACCCGATGACTCTTTACCATGAAGGAGAACGAATTGGGGGGTCCCCTTGGGGTATGTTTGCCTctagtgtgtgaatagtgaacagggggttggcgcTGCCGccctttaacttgggagtttttaacaactgattttactctagacagaattaaactggCTAACTTGAACAAGGTAAAtgtaactactgggtcaagtgcatcataacgaaactgaaactaaagcagtaaatgcgaagatgaaaatgaaaacaacttcgattaaactagaacagtacaacgtgaattttaaactaagctaacactctggaaactacgaaagcaagtaaaaccgagaagagcctcggcgggaaacttaagactacgccgacagataataagtattctgcagcgcttcttcaatcgccctttctaactaagcattactttatctaagctaagctaagctattctagagaactgaactaaactagagaactaagctaaacaAGACGaaaagtaaaggatcggatcctttttcatgtggtggcacatcctctatttataggctcgacACGACCtacagctggataacgatcttggcagggaatattcactcatgctgagagtgagcgactcattgattgctacgtgctttccttctagaatgacgacgcttttcagcaacagattcatgactcagctctgtccttgcgtctcatattccagcacgtgtccccttctagaacgttgtccttgataacagaatgttgcacaccatccagctcatagcctcgcgtgtccttcttctgacatccagtggtcccctccttaactgctttattactccccttgatcaacttcccccgaaatctggcctttttcgcctattgtacttgcttgatcagtttggccttgttgccttggtcaagcggcattcctgcgcatttaacacttgctttgcgtgataaaccgatcaagtagagtacattttacacttaaaccgatgcatgaaataaggCTTATGAGTGCCGGCACTGGAAGACGAGGATGAAGTTGGAAGTTGCTCAATCAACATTTTTACTGGTAATGGTGGTAGGTTTTGGTAGAGAAGATGATAACTTGGGCAAAGGTTTGAATCTTTGAGCGGTATGGGAGAGCAAAAGGAATGTATTGTAGGCGGTTTGGATATAAGTGGTATACGGATCTGAAGGCTGCCTTCTATACTGATATCTCGGCTGTTGAGATCCGTGCGACTCTTCACGTACAGGCGtgccttttcagagtgccaaCTGGCTTAGCATCTCCGATACGCCTCTTCTCTCCAGTACTATCCTGTCCAATGCAGTAGTTGATGCTTCCTGACATCTTTACAATGACTGCGCACGTCCTAtcatcacctgccctgatcaaTGCAAACACTGTACcaccaaattaaattcaaattcgaCTAATCAAGTGGTCAATGAATTCCAGATGCAGACTcaaatagttccacttgatcagtttccttcCACTTCCGACTCTTTAATTACCTAAGaaataaaaacttaaaaacCGAAAAATATTTATACTAATTACTAAGGACTTGACCAGGTTCCcctaggatgtcacttgatcagttaaatagattaagaaattgtcgcttgatcaagcaggctacccatgagtacccgatcactcccTTTACCTGCTCACTGGCGAGAGttaggcatgagtagtggaatgtcgtccaccacAAATGCCTCCATTCATTCTCTGTACGGCTTCACCCTGTGTCCATTCACCATGAAGGTAGGTGAGTCTGGATCGCTTCCCTGGAGTTCAACTGCTCCATTAGCTCTGATGGCGACAATGGCATAAGGGCTAATCAATCTTGATCGTAGCTTCCCGGGCATCAATTTGAATCTGGACTGGAAGAGAAGCACTGTTTGGCccaccttgagttccttcttgcgaaggttcttgtcatgccacatcttggttttctccttgtaccacaCGGCCGAATCATATGCATCAAGGCGGAGCTCTTCAAGCTCCTGtaactgcagcttcctttcctcagCGCCAGCTTTGGCATTCAAATTCATTTCTTTCACTGCCCAAAAAGCTTGGTGATCCACTCCCACCGGCAGATGGCACATTTTTTCAAATATCAgccggtatggggacattccgaTAGGCATTTTAAAGGCGGTCCTGTAGGCCCAGAGCGCATCCTCCAGACGacggctccagtctttcctcgtggGATTGACCGTCTTCTCTAAAATTGCCTTGATTTCTCTGTTCGATACTTCGGTTTGGCCATTGGACTGCAGGTGGTAGGGTGTGGACAAGCGGTGGTGGACTTCATACTTTcgcatcaaggcttcgatggttCTATTGACGAAATGAGTTCCTTGGTCAGAGATTATGGCCCGTGGCACCCCATATTGGGTAAACATGTTTGACTTTAAGAATTTCGCCACTTCTCTGGACTCACACGTCCTCGTTGCCTTTGGCTTAATCcacttggacacatagtccaccgCCACTAGGATGTAGAGATTGTCCTCAGAAGATGGGAAgggtcccatgaaatccatcccccatacatcaaatatttcacaaacaattaTGGGGATCTGAGGCATCTCATCTCTTGTAGAAATCCCTCCCATAAGCTGGCATCGAGGGAACCTTTTGCAAAACTCGTAAGCGTCTCTGTGGATGGAAGGCAAGTAGAAGCTGCTGTCAAGTATTTTCCTTGCTGTTTTCTTTAGCCCGAAGTGACCGCCACAAGCTAGTGAGTGGCAGTGGACCAGTACGTCCTCTTGCTCTCATTCTGGTATACAACGTCGGATTACTTGATCTGCCCCCATCTTCCACAGAtaaggatcatcccaatagaaATATCGGGAATCGTTCTTGAGTTTCAGCCTCTGTGCTCTGGTAATTTCTTCACTTCCGGGCAACTCGCCTGTTACCAAATAATTACCCATGTCAGCAAACCATGGTTCTTTCTTCGTGTGTTGTCCCTTTCCTTGATTGGCTTGATCAACCCTCTCTGCCTGGTTGATCCAGTGAAGTTTAGAAACTGACTTGATCAGATAGAGATGCTCCTCAGGGAAAGCATCAGAGATGGCCTCTCCGTTGTCTTCTTGCAAAATTCTGCTCAAGTGATCCGCCACTCTATTCTCGCTCCCCTTTTTATCCACTGTCTCCCAGTTGAATTCTTGCAAGAGGAGGACCCATCTAATCAGTCACAGCTTCGATTCCTTCTTTGCCAGCAGGTATTTAAttgctgcatggtcagtatacactatcaCTTTTGAGCCTAGCAGATAAGGCCTGAATTTTTCGAAGGCGTAGACCACCGATAGCATCTCATTCTCAGTTGTGTCGTAATTCTTCTGTGCTTGATTTAGAGTTTTGGAAGCATATAAGATTACGTAACTCTTTCCTTCGATTTTCTGACATAATACtgcccccacagcatagtcgctagcatcgcacatcacctcaaaggggtgagTCCAGTCGTGGGCACGTATAATTGGAGAGCTTATCAGCTTGTCCTTCAGCAGTTGGAACACGGTCTTGCAATCATCGGAGAATTCAAACTCCACCTCATTCTTGAGTAGCCTCGTCAGGGGTTGGGctatctttgcgaaatccttgataaatcttctatAAAACCCAGCGTGGCCTAAAAAGGCTTTGATCTCCTTCTGGTTGGAGGGATATGGGAGTTTTGCAATGACCGCTATCTTTGCTTGGTCGACCTTTATTCCCCCGCTTGACACTACATGGCCCAGGACAATTCCTCCagtaaccataaaatgacatttttcaaAGTTTAAGACCAAGTCCTTTTGGCGGCATCTTTCCAATACTCTGGTCAGGCTATGCAGCCCTTGATCGAATGTATCTCCATagacagtgaagtcgtccatgaagatctcaatacAGTCTTCCAATAGGtcagagaagatgctcatcatgcatctttgaAAAGTGCCTGGGGCATTATAGAGACCAAACgacatcctcctgtaagcgtaaGTGCCAAAGGGACATGTGAACGTCGTCTTCTCTTGGTCTTCCGGAATAACCGCTATCTGGAAGTAACCACTATAACCATCCAGGAAGCTGAAGTACTGCTTTCCTGCTAACTtctccaacatctgatcaatgaagggcAGCGGGAAATGATCTTTCTTCATAGCTGCGTTCAGCTTCCTGTATTCTATGTACATTCTCCACCCAGTGACTGGTCTCGTCGGAATCaattcatttttctcattcttcACTACTTGGATTCCCCCTTTCTTTGGcaccatgtgtactgggctaacccaATTACTGTCTGGAATGGAGTAGATAATTCGTATCGAGACCAACTTGAAAATTTCCTTAAGCACCTCTTCCATCATGTTGGGTTTGAGCTTTCGTTGTTGGTCGCGGTGTGGTttggctccttcctccaatCGGATATGATGCATACACAAGTCTGGGTTGATGCTCACCAGGTCTGTCAGTTTCCAACCGATAGTCTTCTGATTTCTTCTCAACACTTCCAACAATCTTTCTTCCTGCCCCTGGGTCAACTGACAGTTGATGATGACAGGCTTTGTTTCTTCCTCCCCCAGGTAGGCATACTTTAGATGTGCGGGAAGTAGCTTCAATTCCTTTGCTGGCTTTTGCTCTTCAGTGGGCAGAGGGTCTTCTGCCGCTTTTCCTTTCATTGGCTTGCCTTGATCAAGCCGCCTCTCTAGGCTAGACACTTGAGCCTTCCCACTTGACCCAGCTGGTCGTGGGCGCTCACAAaaatccatcatcgccttcgcGATGGCTTGGTCGTCCATTTCTCCGACATTCATGGTCTCATACCACTCTGCAACTTCTCTCTCGATTTCTTCATCAACAGCGGAATCAATAAACTGCCTTTTCAAGAACTCTTCCTCCAAGTACTCTTGTACTAAGGGCTCAATCGCATCTACTGAGTACACGTTTTCGCTGTCGGTCGGCCTCTTCTTGGCTTCATCGATATTGAACGTGAATTGCTCTCCATTGAAGTCCAAGCTTATCGTCCCATTACAGACGTCTATTATGGTCCTCGCCGTAGACAGGAACGACCTTGCCACTAAGACTCCACTCGATTCCCTTGCTGCTGGCTCCGTCATTTAAATTACgaaaaaatcagctgggtacagaAAGTTATTCACCTTCACAATCACGTCTTCCAGAATTCCTTCCGGGTGAATACATGATCTGTCGGCCAATTAGATCATGATGTCAGTGTCGGCGAGCTTGGCCGCTCCCAGCTTCCTATAGATGGAGTATGGTAGAACGTTGATAGACGCCCCCAGATCGCACATCGCGTGCTCCACTTGAATTTCCCCAATCAaaattgggagtgtgaacaTTCTCGGATCAGTCTTCTTGGAGGGGAGGTCGCTTCTCTGGATCACGGCAGAGACGTTCTCCTCTGTATTAAGTCTCCCTTCTTCGTTGATTTTTCTCCCCGGGTAGTCATTGTCGAATTTACTGTACGGAGGCATCTTTAAGGCCGTCAATAGAGGCACCTTCACTTCCACTTCCTTGATCATATTAGCCACGTCAATCGTGGCGTCTCTTTTCCTTGTCACCATTCCTCGGTACGGATATGGCTTTACTTTCTCTGCTTCTTCTCCCTGACTTCCTTCTGAGGATTCACCTCCCACTTTCGCTTTGCCTTTCTCACTCCCTTTTGCTTGATCCACCCCactggattctccttcctcttcACGGCTTGATTCAGACATTGATGCTGAAGACATCACAGGTGGGCTAGGGCTTTGGTAGACTTTCCCTGATCTTAGGGACACTTCGCTGATGTTTTCACGACCAGGTGGCTGCACAGTAGCAGGGATTTTCCCTCATTTCCCCTCAGCTCCCCCAGCGACATCGCAACTTGAGACAGTTGCTTCGTGAGCATATCCAACGCTGCCCTGTGCTCTTTCTGAGCCTCCTGAATTTCCCGCATCGCATCATGTGGCTGGTGCGGGACTATCATATCTCTTGGTCCTTCGTTGGGGTGCTAATTATATCGTTGATTCGGTAGCCCCCCAGCATGGTTGGGCTGTGAGTAGTCGGACTGTCCGTAGTGCTCTTGCTGGTATGGCGGCTGGGTGTGCTGTTGGTTGCCTCTCTGGTGTGGCGGGACATAACTGACCATCTGGTTGCCCGGTTGCCTACCCTGGTTGCTTGACTAGGGGCCTTGTTGTCTGTACCCCCAGTTTCCTTCATTCTGTCTGCTTGACCAGTTTGGCTGCCCTCCACTGGACCAATTCCCTTAAGGTCCACCTGACCAGTTCGTCTGGCCTTCCTGCGTTCTGTTCCCTTCATTGTTTGACCTTTCTTGGTTCCGAGCGGCccagttgggctgcccttcaGAGGGTTGTATCTGCTGTGTCGATGGTTGAGGCGgatggctttgattctgatcagtccacctgAAATTAGGGTGGTCTCTCCATGGGGGGTCTCTTTGctttccctggatccagttACCATTCGCATTCCAGTGGCCGACGGCTTTCACTTGGGCTTGTGGCTCcgcctcagggggaaactcgcaatagtaatagtgatgctcttctggcggtggtggtggcggcaCATACTGCTTTTCCGTCAGTGTAGGCGGCGGAGGTGCTCTGGATTTTTCTACTGCTTCCAGCAGCTTCTTCTACATTTGCTCGAAAcgagcctccaacttttcatcactgcgcgcctctgctgcgtgcactgcACCTCTCCTGTACTGGCCACGGGACATCTCATACGACCGCTTGGCTTCGATCAACCTCTCTAAGATACTCTTTGTTTGGCTGAatggggtttttgagaaatccccctGAGCTGCTAGGTTAAGATCGTTCTTGCTGGCTATTGTGAGTCCGCCGTAGAAAATTGAGTAGATCTCCCGCTCTCCCAGCTtatggttggggcatgcttgaagcagaccttggaatctatcccaatATTGActgaggggctcatcgtactcttGTTTGGCCTCGGTAATATCCCGCTTAAGGGCACTCGTCTTCGACGCTGGAAAGAAGCGATCTAAAAATATCATCCGGAACTCGGCCCAGGTTCTGATGGATACTTCTGGCAACCTCGAAAGCCAGACTCCCGCATCGTCCTTCAAgacgaagggaatagccttcagcctataatctttCGACGTTGATCCAGCCGGCACAGGTTGGATATCGCAGTATC is part of the Salvia splendens isolate huo1 chromosome 22, SspV2, whole genome shotgun sequence genome and encodes:
- the LOC121786678 gene encoding uncharacterized protein LOC121786678, yielding MSSASMSESSREEEGESSGVDQAKGSEKGKAKVGGESSEGSQGEEAEKVKPYPYRGMVTRKRDATIDVANMIKEVEVKVPLLTALKMPPYSKFDNDYPGRKINEEGRLNTEENVSAVIQRSDLPSKKTDPRMFTLPILIGEIQVEHAMCDLGASINVLPYSIYRKLGAAKLADTDIMI